A DNA window from Plasmodium brasilianum strain Bolivian I chromosome 12, whole genome shotgun sequence contains the following coding sequences:
- a CDS encoding conserved Apicomplexan protein, which translates to MQNAENKNIKMKFKLNYADKKSMINLSLRKNDFNSRNNNINTNNNLSISNTQNNKNCVANRSSLEKPKSTNATKNIKINIASSGNIKKSGISTNRVNNANTIGYLQNDSIGNQNSISNRVNNINNKSNISPISTISNINNINKVNIANNGIIKSSSGNTNNNENVHYDDSSTIGINEGKNFLDIMNITDSLNINDSINNYESLNNSGNINDYANNNNSSSVVNAHNNSNSNNMLHRNKYMIKSNLKIYYKNGLIPYSFIYHKILTILKSHYNNHISNNRDVANKGISFFHIENMLINLGFKGVDINNNFLLSYLASSKKIKIDLNEKRICYINPYVDITNITSLLNKINKYGYLYGYEINDDLINTNKEIYKWINTLLYEKKVRCIRSNNSHLRGKLKCKNLPTFCDIYSKNKCDNCFYNLKGFIFFPLSYEHIEKERYSITNDIKNLWDEITLPNLDNILKEYKLKSTNKLFINDNVPKRKNKDDKLTPIIKKMKRIYNTHLFTADEIKNEFIQKK; encoded by the coding sequence ATGCAAAACgcagaaaataaaaatataaaaatgaaatttaaatTGAATTATGCTGACAAAAAGAGTATGATTAATTTAAGTCTTCGAAAAAATGATTTCAATtcaagaaataataatataaatacaaataacaATCTGAGCATTAGCAATACGCAGAACAACAAGAATTGTGTAGCTAACAGAAGCTCATTAGAAAAACCTAAATCAACAAATGCaaccaaaaatataaaaataaatattgcaAGTTCAggcaatattaaaaaaagcgGTATTAGCACAAATCGCGTGAACAATGCCAACACTATAGGTTATTTACAAAATGACAGTATTGGTAACCAAAACAGTATTAGTAACAgagtaaataatattaataataaaagtaatattagTCCTATTAGTACTAttagtaatataaataatataaacaaagtAAACATTGCGAATAATGGCATTATAAAAAGTAGTAGTGGTAATACTaacaataatgaaaatgtacATTACGATGATAGTAGTACTATTGGTATTAATGAAGGGAAAAATTTCCTTGACATTATGAACATAACTGATAGTTTAAATATTAACGACagcataaataattatgagaGTCTAAATAATAGTGGGAATATAAACGATTATGCAAATAACAACAACAGTAGCAGTGTTGTAAATGCTCATAATAACAGCAATTCTAATAATATGCTacatagaaataaatatatgataaaaagtaatttaaaaatatattataaaaatgggTTAATAccatattcttttatatatcataaaatattaactatATTAAAATCACATTACAATAATCATATAAGTAATAATCGTGATGTAGCTAATAAAggtatatctttttttcatattgaaaatatgttaattaaTTTAGGTTTTAAAGGTGTAGatataaacaataattttttattaagttaTTTAGCTTCAtcaaagaaaataaaaattgatttaaatgaaaaaagaatttgttatataaacCCATATGTtgatataacaaatataacatccttattaaataaaataaataaatatggcTATTTATATGGCTATGAAATTAATGATGatttaattaatacaaataaagaaatatataaatggattaacactttattatatgaaaaaaaagttcgATGTATACGATCAAATAATAGTCATTTAAgaggaaaattaaaatgtaaaaatttaccAACATTCTGTGATAtctattcaaaaaataaatgtgataactgtttttataatttaaagggatttattttttttccactcTCATATGAACATATTGAAAAAGAACGCTATTCAATAACAAatgacataaaaaatttatgggATGAAATTACCTTGCCAAATCTtgataacattttaaaagaatataaattaaaatcaaCAAATAAACTCTTTATCAATGATAATGTGccaaagagaaaaaataaagacgACAAGCTTACGCcaatcattaaaaaaatgaaaagaatttACAACACCCACTTATTTACGGCCGacgaaattaaaaatgagttcatacaaaaaaagtga